The Drosophila mauritiana strain mau12 chromosome 2R, ASM438214v1, whole genome shotgun sequence genome has a segment encoding these proteins:
- the LOC117137026 gene encoding uncharacterized protein LOC117137026 isoform X5, giving the protein MNKNAGDGSDGKNSNKNSNAGGGGGAGGPHDPTGLLDAASLFAYWGRDPTGAAAAAASNPLFNSQFNAAAAAGLGLLPQAGGASANDRYSMAAAAAAAAGAHHHQNTMAVAASQAASLAGLHPASWWSMAQLAAQDYFSRLQASGLSPFPHPDLAAAFGPAGMGMGGGAGGAGAGGGGAGVLGQGGGGNGGSGNGGGGSSSGSSGSKSNKSRKEKRAAQQQQQQQQSLANSLNAAAAAAAAAAANNPAAALASMHGFGVGVPGTSIPSVSTGSGSISTNSGGHGSYKSTASAYGKPSTMTSSSMANNPGSAYDPVTLHKELLAMQAVAAAASGSGSSGSSGKKSGGGGSSSSSMHGLGMGIGGGGGMMSSGKASTSVSASNSSLGGMHPSLTSSNPLMSPHAGLGSSSSSSSKDRDKNNPSLNALNSLSQFGALGMTPQQSMQAAMNAFAASTGVSPSATVTSSPHHSSQQQQQMGGNSSTSGSGKSSSKDYMMGTGSEHPSLLGVRLPPDTEIIKYTSSIVGPKIPGTTSRGRKKTISETEQQTTQQQQKQQHQAEQHLLQQQQQAQKELDSTKNAISSLLAFPGLSPAKRARLEMEYAAMAAAAQQQHQQAQQQHQAQQQLHGMLGAAGIPGMAGLVGLPGMSGNPLDQLTVSKASSSTAPTTSTSSSSAGSNLLNQSNSDRVEVIKLPPTITSNGAYNLSSKGKEVHDLTTDMAPTSGGVNLSLKSNASSSALTPSGAVGSASNPITIDDFDAPLNLSMKPSDKSNSSSSNAAAGGSSSSSAALANLASDYQAVSSGQSGNSLQSLSSITAALGGTGGMPGGSISGSGGTSPAPAGAGSGATGGGSASGGSGGGSSSYKEGRPRNLGRGVSKPKKNTVASLLAQSRAVGLKPMLATQQLLQQGADIEKIRLALSEANAHMETSTDSESVAAESGLSESESEDANILNVAELRVPLELGWKRETVIRGLTKQGQIRGEVTYYAPGSTTPLKSNGQVFAILEQQPSNLSRENFSFSARAIVGSFLQPAPPPYANDGEYIRMTDEDVAKRLEDLKVFTRQTLNVEQRIEIAKQQQAMRDAKKLQKEELARNKEKARQEKNSKLEQQRKDKELKNQQAVEERKKRQEELDRLKQEELLKKQQEKEKRRQEAILAKEQELQKQKEMLLAAEMERERRRQHMSLIRMLELRRKFEDREKKKHQLVLDRLLLRERRMAERKRDAEILQLIRRPNEDSEMPQELVIPELDRIAGNRLPGQAMADLLMVFEFLHNFGETLGFDMESLPSLQNLHDALMSDSNADAEEELLSVMTHLLVCAIEDPGVPNPGRHTTLLGQSLRNADITNSNVSEILRIYLYATATGEVRQMHGITVDRERERRVPDHHQLDSDTTTHSHSVKNQEYYKLLHENDTWKLSQSLKDRPFVALNPTRKAQMLAHLCNDLLMNKAVLRQIDGSLETCAQMRKEKYMTDMKVRKYKALHMRKARIEAYERAQAEREAAMQALMAQQKLDAERLKAEEEAKAAAAEEAAAAVGTDGEATKGGSPNGEKTEDGDQNEEGAAKEPQQQQPMEVDGVVDEESLVSPAKTIIQADNSLTPSKQDMPTPTYQINGSSTPTTSGVTGGDMNALLQAKKSGARNSINDEHHHDVSIIDDDLSDLDSEITNVEEDEDNRLSADELQKKLDKIVRASLNCKEALEKSTNQLRAACFGQDRFWRRYWKLPKAGGIFIEALESAQNDICGYHEALEGMDDKKDANDEKENSENEKDVAAESSEQPMEVDESITKLEDGVPTPDVEMPETNQQNAHQDEEDDDDDVTEINKVEPEIVDLGDDDDDAAPPLPKIEPPRPEIKVKSEMELMGPPPTTMISTKTDFEAEIKIPAMPGILMPPTLNNNNTNNNNNNNGSDNCDKLETGLGLGQQQQNFSQSVIKTEDVKKEDDCIIVSTSSVDDTPKWFSIVRREVPLISELPAEEGGVVGQELQISYANQNCSAQLQLQGHPWDLINNMQYYSIPMDECKVDTSKLGNECIFSLSGLDEKQMLAKVEEYKAHKVESKNGLGSPHRHQETKDDEEQAKLKLDKEIDTEMETDADELAGKEKFFRLRSDAPPDTGGGASEGTDVKPKIELRLDEALSQAYYHNIANMSLSSVQTYIPIDIPLPLSMTPDEHRLLEQVKLSGFPERVHGVYVPRRQRYGWWQLDDEQKLRQLLKTLNPSGLRERELQENLQRFLGLEQPLGVNYKLKSDIDFPEEFLMPDKKGDWNPKVAKRVELALIEQLESLEDKVASASMQLKNWQLPNRVESELTLDSQEDVTEEDFVSIIPMIRERIIDLEANIERRYLKPPLGSQTGDAHLAVIAQNQHTSTQTQNSASAAAYLLQMQQQQQQQQLAQQQQQQGSGAGNSMNPSSFNERTMALAAAAAATGPGNATGGANSAVVAGATPCESGSGEPNSGNVSPASNCDSDRDEKVEQIPKGLVQWRDAVSRSHTTAQLAMALYVLESCVAWDKSIMKANCQFCTSGENEDKLLLCDGCDKGYHTYCFKPKMDNIPDGDWYCYECVNKATNERKCIVCGGHRPSPVGKMIYCDLCPRAYHADCYIPPLLKVPRGKWYCHGCISRAPPPKKRSAGGTSGSSSKSRRDRDRESGGSAKRRSDNSKTPAMEHMQQQQMPLAGGDSHHHHHQQPPSLNSSHDESMNSLPAAPLS; this is encoded by the exons ATGAACAAAAATGCCGGCGATGGCAGCGATGGCAAAAACTCAAATAAAAACTCGAATGCAGGAGGGGGTGGTGGAGCCGGGGGGCCGCACGACCCCACCGGCCTTTTAGATGCAGCTTCCCTGTTTG CTTATTGGGGACGTGATCCCACTGGAGCGGCGGCTGCAGCAGCCTCCAATCCGCTCTTCAACTCGCAGTTCaatgccgccgctgctgccggATTGGGTTTATTGCCACAAGCCGGAGGCGCCTCTGCCAATGACCGTTATTCcatggcagcagcagcggcggctgCGGCGGGAGCCCATCACCACCAGAACACGATGGCAGTGGCCGCTTCCCAGGCCGCCAGTTTGGCCGGTTTGCATCCAGCAA GCTGGTGGTCAATGGCCCAGTTAGCTGCCCAGGATTACTTCAGTCGCCTGCAAGCCTCGGGTCTTTCCCCCTTTCCACATCCTGATCTGGCGGCTGCCTTTGGACCAGCTGGGATGGGAATGGGCGGCGGTGCTGGTGGAGCGGGTGCTGGAGGTGGTGGAGCAGGTGTACTCGGCCAGGGCGGCGGTGGAAATGGCGGAAGTGGCAACGGTGGTGGTGGATCCTCATCGGGGTCTTCCGGCAGCAAGTCAAACAAGTCGCGCAAGGAGAAGCGAGccgcccagcagcaacaacagcaacagcaaagtCTGGCCAACAGTCTAAATGCGGCAGctgcggcggcagcagcagcagcagccaatAATCCAGCAGCCGCGCTGGCCAGCATGCATGGTTTTGGTGTAGGAGTTCCGGGCACGAGCATTCCGTCGGTGAGCACAGGTAGCGGATCAATATCCACAAATAGTGGAGGTCATGGAAGTTACAAG AGCACGGCCAGCGCTTATGGTAAGCCCTCGACTATGACGAGCAGCAGCATGGCTAATAATCCGGGCTCTGCCTACGATCCGGTGACCCTGCACAAGGAGCTGCTGGCCATGCAGGCCGTGGCAGCCGCTGCTTCCGGCTCAGGATCAAGCGGTTCCTCAGGCAAGAAGTccggtggtggtggctcctcatcctcctcgaTGCACGGCCTTGGAATGGGaattggcggcggcggtggcatGATGTCCAGTGGCAAAGCTTCGACCAGTGTGAGCGCAAGCAACTCATCATTGGGAGGAATGCATCCCAGTTTAACTAGCAGCAATCCGCTGATGTCGCCCCATGCGGGCTTGGGCTCCTCGTCTTCATCATCGAGCAAGGATCGTGACAAAAACAATCCCTCGCTCAACGCTCTTAACTCGCTCTCACAGTTTGGAGCGCTGGGAATGACGCCACAGCAGAGCATGCAGGCGGCAATGAATGCTTTTGCAGCCAGCACAGGTGTGTCGCCATCCGCCACGGTAACGTCCTCGCCGCATCACTCttcccagcagcaacagcaaatggGAGGCAACAGTTCGACGTCGGGATCGGGCAAGTCCAGTTCCAAGGATTACATGATGGG TACTGGAAGTGAGCACCCATCTCTGCTCGGAGTTCGTTTACCACCGGACACGGAGATAATCAAGTACACGTCCTCGATTGTGGGACCCAAGATTCCTGGTACTACCTCGCGCGGTCGCAAAAAGACTATTTCCGAAACAGAACAGCAaacaacacaacaacaacagaaacaacaacaccaaGCAGAACAACACCTActccaacaacagcaacaagcaCAAAAAGAGCTCGACAGCACCAAAAATGCCATTTCCTCTCTGCTTGCATTTCCAGGTCTCAGTCCCGCGAAGCGGGCTAGACTCGAAATGGAGTACGCGGCGATGGCTGCGGCCGCtcaacagcagcatcagcaggctcagcagcaacaccaggcgcagcagcaactccaCGGGATGCTCGGAGCAGCCGGTATCCCGGGAATGGCTGGTCTGGTCGGTCTGCCTGGCATGAGTGGCAATCCCCTCGATCAGTTGACTGTAAGCAAGGCGAGTTCTTCAACGGCGCCCACAACCAGTACCAGTTCCTCCTCAGCAGGGAGCAACCTGCTCAACCAGAGCAATAGTGATCGGGTGGAGGTAATCAAACTGCCACCAACAATCACTTCAAACGGGGCCTATAATCTCTCAAGTAAGGGAAAAGAGGTGCACGACCTCACCACCGACATGGCCCCCACCTCTGGCGGTGTGAATCTCAGCCTAAAGTCCAATGCGAGCTCCAGCGCCTTGACGCCCAGCGGTGCCGTCGGCTCGGCCAGCAATCCCATTACCATCGATGACTTTGACGCACCACTTAATCTTTCCATGAAGCCCTCGGATAAGAGCAATAGTAGCTCGTCAAATGCAGCAGCAGGGGGCTCCTCCTCTTCCAGCGCAGCGTTGGCTAACTTGGCGAGCGATTATCAAGCAGTGTCTAGTGGTCAAAGCGGTAATAGCCTGCAGAGCTTGAGCTCTATTACAGCTGCTTTGGGTGGAACAGGAGGTATGCCTGGTGGTTCCATTTCCGGCAGCGGAGGAACctctccagctccagctggtGCCGGATCAGGAGCCACGGGTGGTGGTTCGGCATCTGGTGGATCCGGCGGTGGATCGTCCTCTTACAAAGAGGGAAGACCTCGTAACCTGGGACGCGGCGTATCCAAGCCCAAGAAGAACACGGTAGCTTCGCTGCTGGCTCAATCTCGAGCTGTGGGCCTTAAACCTATGCTGGCCACCCAACAACTTCTTCAGCAGGGTGCTGATATT GAGAAAATCCGCCTGGCACTGAGCGAAGCCAATGCCCATATGGAAACTTCTACGGACTCTGAAAGCGTGGCGGCCGAAAGTGGTCTTTCGGAGTCTGAGAGTGAGGATGCCAACATCCTGAATGTAGCGGAGCTAAGAGTCCCACTGGAATTGGGCTGGAAGCGGGAGACGGTGATTCGTGGACTGACTAAGCAAGGTCAGATCCGTGGAGAGGTCACCTATTATGCACCAGGAAGCACAACGCCGCTAAAGAGCAACGGACAGGTTTTTGCT ATCCTGGAGCAGCAGCCATCGAATCTAAGTCGTGAAAACTTTAGTTTCTCCGCGCGAGCCATTGTTGGTTCATTCCTGCAGCCCGCACCGCCGCCGTACGCCAATGATGGCGAGTACATACGGATGACGGACGAGGACGTGGCCAAGCGGCTAGAGGATCTGAAGGTCTTCACCCGCCAGACACTTAACGTGGAACAGCGAATTGAGATCGCCAAGCAACAGCAGGCGATGCGTGATGCCAAGAAGCTGCAAAAGGAAGAATTGGCCAGAAATAAGGAGAAGGCACGGCAGGAGAAGAACTCCAAGTTGGAGCAGCAGCGCAAGGACAAGGAGCTCAAGAATCAGCAGGCTGTTGAg GAGCGCAAAAAGCGTCAGGAGGAGCTAGATCGCCTTAAGCAAGAGGAATTGCTTAAGAAGCAACAG GAGAAAGAAAAGCGTCGTCAGGAGGCCATTTTAGCTAAGGAACAG GAACTACAGAAACAAAAAGAGATGCTGTTGGCTGCTGAAATG GAACGAGAACGTCGCCGCCAACACATGAGCCTCATTCGAATGTTGGAGCTTCGTCGGAAATTCGAGGATCGTGAAAAGAAGAAACACCAGCTGGTGCTGGACCGTTTACTTCTGCGTGAGCGTCGTATGGCGGAGCGAAAACGAGATGCTGAGATTCTGCAGTTGATAAGGCGTCCTAATGAGGACTCCGAAATGCCACAAGAATTGGTAATCCCTGAGCTGGATAGGATTGCCGGCAACAGACTTCCCGGTCAGGCAATGGCCGATTTGCTCATGGTCTTTGAATTCCTTCATAACTTTGGGGAGACTCTAGGCTTTGACATGGAATCACTGCCGTCGCTTCAGAACCTGCACGATGCTTTAATGAGCGATAGCAACGCGGATGCGGAAGAAGAGTTGCTGTCGGTAATGACGCATCTATTGGTTTGTGCCATTGAGGATCCAGGTGTTCCCAATCCCGGCAGACACACCACTTTACTGGGACAATCGCTACGCAATGCGGACATAACCAACTCGAATGTATCCGAAATCTTGAGGATTTATTTGTATGCTACGGCCACTGGTGAAGTGCGTCAAATGCACGGAATCACCGTGGATCGTGAGCGAGAGAGAAGGGTGCCGGATCATCATCAACTAGATAGCGAtaccaccacccactcacacTCGGTAAAGAACCAGGAGTACTATAAGCTTCTGCATGAAAACGACACCTGGAAGTTGTCGCAATCGCTGAAAGATCGCCCTTTCGTTGCGTTGAATCCCACCCGTAAAGCCCAAATGTTGGCCCATCTTTGCAACGACCTGCTCATGAACAAGGCCGTGCTCCGCCAGATTGATGGAAGTCTGGAAACGTGCGCCCAGATGCGAAAGGAGAAATACATGACGGACATGAAGGTGCGCAAGTACAAGGCTCTCCACATGCGCAAGGCTCGAATTGAGGCCTATGAACGTGCACAGGCGGAGCGTGAGGCGGCTATGCAGGCGTTGATGGCACAGCAGAAACTGGACGCAGAACGTCTTAAGGCGGAGGAGGAAGCCAAGGCTGCGGCGGCAGAGgaagcagcagctgcagtgGGCACAGATGGAGAGGCAACCAAAGGTGGCTCACCCAATGGCGAGAAGACGGAAGATGGCGATCAGAATGAGGAGGGAGCCGCCAAGGAaccccagcagcagcagccaatGGAAGTGGATGGCGTGGTCGATGAGGAATCTCTCGTAAGTCCGGCCAAAACCATCATTCAAGCGGACAATAGTCTGACGCCCAGTAAACAGGACATGCCCACACCCACCTACCAAATTAATGGATCCAGCACACCTACCACAAGTGGTGTCACTGGAGGCGACATGAATGCTCTGCTGCAGGCCAAGAAAAGCGGGGCCCGAAACTCCATCAACGATGAACACCACCATGATGTTAGTATTATCGACGATGATCTTTCCGACTTGGATTCCGAAATCACGAATgtcgaggaggacgaggacAATCGCTTGAGTGCCGATGAGTTGCAGAAGAAGCTCGACAAGATTGTCAGAGCTTCCCTGAACTGCAAGGAGGCATTGGAGAAGAGCACAAATCAGTTGAGAGCTGCTTGTTTCGGACAGGATCGCTTCTGGCGTCGCTACTGGAAGTTGCCCAAGGCTGGAGGTATTTTCATTGAAGCACTTGAGTCGGCCCAAAATGATATTTGCGGTTATCATGAGGCATTGGAGGGCATGGATGACAAAAAGGATGCAAACGATGAGAAAGAGAACTCCGAAAATGAGAAAGATGTTGCGGCGGAGTCCAGTGAGCAGCCAATGGAAGTGGATGAGTCTATTACAAAACTGGAAGATGGTGTACCAACTCCGGACGTCGAGATGCCTGAAACTAATCAACAGAACGCACATCAAGATGAGGaagatgacgatgatgatgtgACAGAAATCAACAAGGTGGAACCGGAAATTGTTGATCTGggcgatgatgacgacgatgcAGCTCCCCCACTGCCCAAGATAGAACCTCCCAGGCCAGAGATCAAAGTTAAATCAGAGATGGAGCTGATGGGTCCACCACCCACGACTATGATATCCACTAAGACAGACTTTGAAGCTGAGATTAAAATACCCGCTATGCCCGGCATCTTGATGCCGCCTACcctcaacaacaacaacaccaataataacaataacaacaatggaAGCGACAACTGTGATAAGTTGGAAACTGGTTTGGGATtagggcagcagcagcagaacttTAGCCAGTCTGTGATCAAGACGGAGGATGTGAAAAAAGAGGATGACTGCATAATAGTTTCTACATCCAGTGTTGACGATACACCAAAGTGGTTCTCCATTGTCCGGCGGGAGGTTCCACTGATCAGCGAGCTGCCAGCGGAGGAGGGAGGCGTGGTGGGCCAGGAACTGCAGATCAGCTATGCAAATCAGAACTGCTCCGCCCAGCTACAGCTGCAAGGTCATCCGTGGGATCTGATCAACAACATGCAGTACTACTCGATTCCGATGGACGAATGCAAGGTGGACACCAGCAAGCTGGGCAACGAGTGCATTTTCTCGCTGAGTGGCCTCGATGAAAAGCAAATGCTAGCCAAGGTGGAGGAGTACAAGGCCCACAAGGTGGAGTCAAAAAACGGTCTGGGCTCTCCTCATCGCCACCAAGAGACTAAAGATGATGAGGAGCAGGCCAAGCTGAAGTTGGACAAGGAGATCGACACCGAAATGGAAACAGATGCAGATGAGCTGGCTGGCAAGGAAAAGTTTTTTCGCTTGCGCTCTGATGCACCCCCGGATACAGGAGGAGGGGCAAGCGAGGGAACCGATGTGAAGCCCAAGATTGAGCTTCGTTTGGATGAGGCGTTGTCACAGGCATATTACCACAACATAGCCAACATGTCCTTGAGCAGTGTTCAGACGTATATACCCATCGATATTCCCCTGCCGCTTTCCATGACCCCCGATGAGCATCGCCTGCTGGAGCAGGTTAAGCTGTCAGGTTTTCCGGAACGAGTTCACGGAGTTTACGTGCCCCGCAGGCAGCGCTACGGCTGGTGGCAGCTGGACGATGAACAGAAGCTGCGCCAGCTGCTCAAAACTCTTAATCCGTCTGGATTGAGGGAGCGTGAACTGCAGGAGAATCTTCAACGTTTCCTCGGACTGGAACAGCCATTGGGTGTGAATTATAAGCTGAAATCGGACATCGATTTTCCAGAGGAATTCCTAATGCCTGACAAAAAGGGCGATTGGAATCCCAAGGTGGCCAAACGTGTGGAGCTTGCCCTTATCGAACAACTCGAATCGCTGGAGGACAAGGTGGCCAGCGCTTCCATGCAATTAAAGAACTGGCAATTGCCCAACCGCGTGGAGAGTGAACTCACCTTGGACTCGCAGGAGGATGTCACCGAAGAGGATTTCGTCAGCATCATACCTATGATCCGAGAGAGAATCATCGACTTGGAGGCAAATATCGAAAGACGTTACTTGAAGCCGCCGTTGGGCTCGCAGACAGGTGATGCCCATTTGGCGGTGATTGCCCAGAACCAGCATACATCCACCCAGACGCAGAACTCCGCATCGGCAGCAGCATATCTCCTGCagatgcaacagcagcagcagcaacagcagttggcccaacagcagcagcaacaaggtTCGGGCGCGGGAAATAGCATGAATCCCTCATCCTTCAACGAGCGGACTATGGCGctggcggcggcagcagcagctacgGGACCAGGAAACGCAACCGGAGGAGCCAACTCGGCAGTCGTGGCAGGAGCCACGCCCTGCGAATCGGGCAGCGGAGAACCGAATTCCGGCAACGTGTCACCGGCCAGCAACTGCGACAGCGATCGGGACGAGAAGGTGGAGCAGATACCCAAGGGATTGGTCCAGTGGCGGGACGCAGTATCCCGATCGCACACCACCGCCCAGCTGGCCATGGCCCTGTACGTCCTGGAATCCTGCGTGGCCTGGGACAAGAGCATTATGAAAGCG AATTGCCAGTTCTGCACGTCCGGCGAAAACGAGGACAAGTTGCTACTGTGCGACGGCTGTGACAAGGGCTATCACACCTATTGCTTCAAGCCCAAGATGGACAACATTCCCGATGGCGATTG GTACTGCTACGAGTGCGTGAACAAGGCCACCAATGAGCGCAAGTGCATCGTTTGCGGCGGTCATC